The Streptomyces aurantiacus genome includes a region encoding these proteins:
- a CDS encoding MBL fold metallo-hydrolase — translation MTVTWEEAGREESGWEELSAYAGRCRLPVWDCTVGLVVGEDAALMIDAGSSVREGARLRARARRLLGGGRITHLALTHPHFDHVFGASAFAGVEVFGAVGLERVLADGRDELYADAVRNGADPDEAAGAADLLVRPRHLVSGEWTLDLGGGRQVLLANVGPGHTAHDLVVLVSAGPGTDSPEIVFCGDLVEESGEPQAGPDAVPSHWPAALDRLLDLGGEDAVYVPGHGAVVDAAFVRAQRDALARRFGVS, via the coding sequence ATGACGGTGACTTGGGAAGAGGCCGGGCGGGAAGAGTCCGGATGGGAAGAGCTGTCCGCCTACGCGGGCCGGTGCCGGCTGCCGGTCTGGGACTGCACGGTCGGGCTCGTGGTGGGCGAGGACGCGGCGCTCATGATCGACGCGGGATCGAGTGTGCGGGAGGGTGCGCGGCTGCGGGCGCGGGCGCGACGGCTGCTCGGCGGCGGACGGATCACGCATCTCGCGCTCACGCACCCGCACTTCGACCATGTCTTCGGGGCGTCGGCGTTCGCGGGGGTCGAGGTGTTCGGGGCGGTGGGTCTCGAGCGGGTGCTCGCCGACGGCCGGGACGAGTTGTACGCGGACGCGGTGCGCAACGGCGCCGATCCGGACGAGGCGGCCGGGGCGGCGGACCTCCTCGTCCGGCCGAGGCACCTCGTCTCCGGCGAGTGGACGCTCGACCTGGGCGGGGGCCGGCAGGTGCTGCTGGCGAACGTCGGTCCGGGGCACACGGCCCATGACCTGGTCGTACTGGTGTCCGCGGGGCCCGGCACGGACTCCCCCGAGATCGTCTTCTGCGGTGACCTGGTCGAGGAGTCGGGCGAGCCCCAGGCCGGCCCCGACGCGGTGCCTTCGCACTGGCCCGCGGCCCTGGACCGGCTGCTCGACCTCGGGGGCGAGGACGCGGTGTACGTGCCCGGGCACGGGGCGGTGGTGGACGCGGCGTTCGTCCGGGCCCAACGGGACGCGCTGGCACGGCGTTTCGGCGTGTCGTAG
- the hrcA gene encoding heat-inducible transcriptional repressor HrcA: MLSERRLEVLRAIVQDYVGTEEPVGSKALTERHRLGVSPATVRNDMAVLEDEGYIAQPHTSAGRIPTDKGYRLFVDKLAGVKPMTAPERRAIHHFLDGAVDLDDVVGRTVRLLAQLTRQVAVVQYPSLTRSTVRHVELLSLAPARVMLVLITDTGRVEQRMVDCPAPFGEASLADLRARLNSRVAGRRFADVPQLVQDLPDAFEAEDRGTVATVLSTLLETLVEETEERLMIGGTANLTRFGHDFPLTIRPVLEALEEQVVLLKLLGEVNDSGMAVRIGHENAHEGLNSTSVVSVGYGSGGEAVAKLGVVGPTRMDYPGTMGAVRAVARYVGQILAES; this comes from the coding sequence ATGCTCAGTGAACGCAGGCTCGAAGTGCTGCGCGCCATCGTCCAGGACTACGTGGGCACGGAGGAGCCGGTCGGCTCCAAGGCGCTCACGGAGCGTCACCGGCTGGGTGTCTCACCGGCGACCGTCCGCAACGACATGGCGGTCCTGGAGGACGAGGGCTACATCGCCCAGCCGCACACCAGCGCCGGCCGCATCCCCACGGACAAGGGCTACCGGCTCTTCGTCGACAAGCTCGCGGGCGTCAAGCCGATGACCGCGCCGGAGCGGCGGGCGATCCACCACTTCCTGGACGGCGCCGTCGACCTCGACGACGTCGTGGGGCGGACCGTGCGGCTCCTCGCGCAGCTCACCCGGCAGGTCGCCGTCGTCCAGTACCCCTCGCTCACGCGCTCGACCGTGCGTCATGTGGAGCTGCTGTCGCTGGCCCCGGCCCGCGTCATGCTCGTACTGATCACGGACACCGGCCGCGTCGAGCAGCGCATGGTGGACTGCCCGGCCCCCTTCGGGGAGGCCTCTCTGGCGGACCTGCGCGCGCGGCTCAACAGCCGGGTCGCGGGCCGCCGTTTCGCGGACGTCCCGCAACTGGTGCAGGATCTCCCCGATGCTTTCGAGGCGGAGGACCGGGGTACGGTCGCGACGGTGCTCTCCACTCTCCTGGAGACACTCGTCGAGGAGACCGAGGAGCGGCTGATGATCGGCGGCACCGCCAATCTGACCCGCTTCGGACATGATTTTCCCCTCACCATCCGTCCGGTGCTGGAGGCGTTGGAGGAGCAGGTCGTGCTCCTCAAACTCCTGGGTGAGGTCAATGATTCGGGCATGGCCGTACGGATCGGTCACGAGAACGCCCATGAGGGACTCAACTCCACTTCGGTGGTCTCCGTCGGCTACGGTTCGGGCGGCGAAGCAGTGGCAAAACTCGGCGTGGTCGGACCGACGCGCATGGATTACCCCGGAACGATGGGAGCGGTACGAGCGGTGGCACGGTACGTAGGACAGATCCTGGCGGAGTCGTAA
- the dnaJ gene encoding molecular chaperone DnaJ — MATDYYAVLGVRRDASQDEIKKAFRRLARELHPDVNPDPKTQERFKEINAAYEVLSDPQKKQVYDLGGDPLSQAGGQGAGGFGAGGFGNFSDIMDAFFGTASQRGPRSRTRRGQDAMIRLEVELDEAAFGTTKDIQVDTAVVCTTCSGEGAAPGTSAQTCDMCRGRGEVSQVTRSFLGQVMTSRPCPQCQGFGTVVPTPCPECAGDGRVRSRRTLTVKIPAGVDNGTRIQLAGEGEVGPGGGPAGDLYVEIHELPHNMFQRRGDDLHCTVTIPMTAAALGTKVPLETLDGLEEVDIRPGTQSGQSIPLHGRGVTHLRGGGRGDLIVHVEVMTPTKLDPEQERVLRELAILRGEERPTGQFQPGQQGLFSRLKDAFNGRT, encoded by the coding sequence GTGGCCACGGACTACTACGCCGTACTCGGCGTGCGCCGCGACGCGTCCCAGGACGAGATCAAGAAGGCATTCCGGCGGCTCGCACGCGAGCTGCACCCGGACGTCAACCCCGATCCGAAGACGCAGGAGCGCTTCAAGGAGATCAACGCCGCGTACGAGGTGTTGTCGGACCCGCAGAAGAAGCAGGTCTACGACCTCGGCGGCGACCCGCTGTCCCAGGCGGGCGGCCAAGGCGCGGGCGGCTTCGGCGCCGGCGGCTTCGGGAACTTCTCGGACATCATGGACGCGTTCTTCGGTACGGCGTCGCAGCGGGGCCCGCGGTCGCGCACGCGGCGCGGCCAGGACGCGATGATCCGGCTGGAGGTCGAGCTCGACGAGGCGGCCTTCGGCACGACGAAGGACATCCAGGTCGACACGGCCGTCGTCTGCACCACCTGCAGTGGTGAGGGCGCGGCTCCCGGCACGTCCGCGCAGACCTGTGACATGTGCCGCGGTCGCGGCGAGGTGTCCCAGGTCACGCGGTCCTTCCTGGGCCAGGTCATGACGTCCCGGCCGTGTCCGCAGTGCCAGGGGTTCGGGACGGTCGTCCCGACGCCGTGCCCCGAGTGCGCGGGCGACGGGCGCGTCCGCTCGCGCCGGACCCTGACCGTGAAGATCCCCGCGGGTGTCGACAACGGCACCCGGATCCAGCTCGCGGGCGAGGGCGAGGTCGGCCCCGGTGGCGGCCCCGCCGGTGACCTGTACGTGGAGATCCACGAGCTGCCGCACAACATGTTCCAGCGGCGCGGCGACGACCTGCACTGCACGGTCACCATCCCGATGACCGCGGCGGCGCTGGGGACGAAGGTCCCGCTGGAGACGCTCGACGGGCTCGAAGAGGTCGACATCCGTCCGGGAACCCAGTCCGGGCAGTCGATCCCCCTGCACGGGCGCGGGGTCACGCACCTGCGCGGCGGCGGGCGGGGCGACCTCATCGTCCACGTCGAGGTCATGACGCCGACGAAGCTCGACCCCGAGCAGGAGCGCGTCCTGCGGGAGCTGGCCATCCTGCGGGGCGAGGAGCGGCCCACGGGGCAGTTCCAGCCGGGGCAGCAGGGATTGTTCTCCCGGCTGAAGGACGCCTTCAACGGCCGTACCTGA
- a CDS encoding nitronate monooxygenase yields MSSALTGLFPHPIVQAPMAGGVSVPHLAAAVSEAGGLGFLAAGYKTADGMYQDIKQLRGITSRPFGVNLFMPQPEYADPAAVEVYAHQLAGEASWYQTELGDPDSGRDDGYDAKLAVLLDNPVPVVSFHFGCPTRDVLDSLSRAGTLTLVTATTAEEAQAVQWAGADAVIVQGVEAGGHQGTHRDNAETDGSGIGLLSLVAQVRETVQIPIVAAGGIMRGSQIAAALAAGANLAQLGTAFLATPESGAHAVHKQALTNPLFVRTQLTRAFSGRPARGLMNRFMREHGPYAPAAYPEIHHLTSELRKAAAKAGDAQGMALWAGQGHRLARELPAGQLVEVLAAELAAAKTALSSRPGGGVAR; encoded by the coding sequence ATGTCCTCCGCGCTGACCGGTCTTTTCCCTCACCCGATCGTGCAGGCCCCCATGGCGGGCGGCGTCTCCGTGCCGCACCTCGCCGCGGCGGTGTCCGAGGCCGGGGGGCTCGGTTTTCTCGCCGCCGGGTACAAGACGGCCGATGGCATGTACCAGGACATCAAGCAGCTGCGGGGCATCACGAGCCGCCCGTTCGGCGTGAACCTGTTCATGCCGCAGCCCGAGTATGCCGACCCGGCCGCCGTCGAGGTGTACGCCCACCAGCTCGCCGGTGAGGCCTCCTGGTACCAGACCGAGCTGGGCGACCCCGACAGCGGACGCGACGACGGCTACGACGCCAAGCTCGCCGTCCTCCTCGACAACCCGGTGCCGGTCGTCTCCTTCCACTTCGGCTGCCCCACGCGCGACGTCCTGGACTCCCTGAGCCGGGCCGGCACGCTGACCCTGGTCACGGCGACCACCGCCGAGGAGGCGCAGGCCGTGCAGTGGGCGGGCGCCGACGCGGTGATCGTGCAGGGCGTCGAGGCCGGGGGCCACCAGGGCACCCACCGCGACAACGCGGAGACCGACGGCTCCGGCATCGGACTGCTCTCGCTCGTCGCGCAGGTCCGCGAGACCGTGCAGATCCCGATCGTCGCCGCCGGCGGCATCATGCGCGGCAGCCAGATCGCCGCCGCGCTCGCCGCCGGCGCGAACCTCGCCCAGCTGGGCACCGCCTTCCTCGCCACACCCGAGTCCGGCGCCCACGCCGTGCACAAGCAGGCACTGACCAACCCCCTCTTCGTACGCACGCAGCTGACGCGCGCGTTCTCCGGCCGGCCGGCGCGGGGGCTGATGAACCGTTTCATGCGCGAGCACGGGCCGTACGCGCCCGCCGCCTATCCCGAGATCCACCACCTCACCTCCGAGCTGCGCAAGGCGGCGGCCAAGGCGGGGGACGCGCAGGGGATGGCGCTGTGGGCCGGGCAGGGGCACCGGCTGGCCCGCGAGCTGCCCGCGGGGCAGCTGGTGGAGGTGCTGGCGGCCGAACTCGCCGCCGCCAAGACAGCGTTGTCTTCCCGGCCGGGCGGGGGTGTGGCCCGATGA
- a CDS encoding 16S rRNA (uracil(1498)-N(3))-methyltransferase — translation MTAPVFVVDVVPGGPEFVLDGPEGRHAVSVKRLRSGEDVVLTDGDGHWAEGVVKAAEGKDRLVVTDLRVHAEPVPAPRITVVQALPKGDRGELAVETMTETGVDGIVPWSASRCITQWRGERGLKALGKWRATAREAGKQSRRVRFPRVADAMTTGQVAAFLATADFAAVLHEDREYPGEPLATVELPSTGEIVLVVGPEGGVSPEELEMFAAAGARTCRLGRSVLRTSTAGTAAVALLLGRTGRWS, via the coding sequence ATGACCGCCCCGGTGTTCGTGGTCGACGTGGTGCCCGGCGGGCCCGAGTTCGTGCTCGACGGCCCCGAGGGACGGCACGCCGTGTCCGTGAAGCGGCTGCGGTCCGGCGAGGACGTGGTGCTCACCGACGGGGACGGCCACTGGGCGGAGGGCGTCGTCAAGGCGGCCGAGGGCAAGGACCGGCTCGTCGTGACGGACCTCCGGGTGCACGCGGAGCCCGTCCCGGCGCCCCGTATCACCGTCGTGCAGGCCCTGCCCAAGGGCGACCGCGGCGAACTCGCCGTCGAGACCATGACGGAGACCGGCGTCGACGGGATCGTCCCCTGGTCGGCGTCCCGCTGCATCACGCAGTGGAGGGGCGAGCGGGGCCTGAAGGCGCTCGGGAAGTGGCGGGCCACCGCCCGCGAGGCCGGCAAGCAGTCACGGCGCGTGCGTTTCCCGCGGGTCGCGGACGCGATGACGACCGGACAGGTTGCCGCGTTTCTCGCCACAGCGGACTTCGCGGCGGTGCTGCACGAGGACAGGGAGTACCCGGGCGAGCCGCTCGCGACGGTCGAACTCCCCTCCACCGGCGAGATCGTGCTCGTCGTCGGCCCCGAAGGCGGCGTGTCCCCCGAGGAGTTGGAGATGTTCGCGGCGGCCGGGGCGCGGACCTGCCGGCTGGGCCGCAGCGTGCTGCGCACATCGACCGCGGGGACGGCGGCGGTGGCACTGCTGCTGGGCCGCACGGGCCGCTGGTCCTGA
- a CDS encoding VOC family protein: protein MELAQVRLLVSDFRACYRFYAEVLGLKAQSGAADGPYEKFSPATGAAGIALQDRAAMAEVLGELGDSATGHRSLVVLRVDDLDAYCAAVLARGAVLQREPAQLTDRMRVAYLKDPEGNLVELQEWLLLRG from the coding sequence ATGGAACTCGCACAAGTACGGCTGCTCGTATCGGACTTCCGCGCGTGTTACCGCTTCTACGCCGAAGTGCTGGGGCTCAAGGCCCAGTCGGGGGCGGCGGACGGCCCGTACGAGAAGTTCAGTCCCGCGACGGGGGCGGCGGGCATCGCCCTCCAGGACCGGGCGGCGATGGCCGAAGTCCTGGGAGAGCTGGGGGACTCGGCGACGGGGCACCGCTCTCTGGTGGTCCTGCGGGTCGACGACCTCGACGCGTACTGCGCGGCGGTGCTCGCGCGCGGAGCGGTCCTCCAGCGGGAGCCCGCCCAGCTGACCGACCGTATGCGTGTGGCGTACCTCAAGGATCCCGAGGGGAACCTGGTGGAACTGCAGGAGTGGCTGCTGCTGCGCGGCTGA